In the genome of Eggerthella sp. YY7918, one region contains:
- a CDS encoding Veg family protein, translating to MDLAKQAKIVDSIHDTLHDFVGQRLKVRANMGRSKIVESEGVLMQVHPQLFIMEVDRKRGRTARQSYQYVDVLTGMVELSQNGEPLFEPFIPDAPQNEGAPTETASLVGDFDEETMLS from the coding sequence ATGGATTTAGCGAAACAAGCCAAAATCGTCGACTCAATTCATGATACGTTACATGATTTCGTTGGTCAACGCTTAAAGGTGCGTGCCAATATGGGACGCTCGAAGATCGTCGAGAGCGAGGGCGTGCTCATGCAAGTGCATCCTCAGCTGTTCATCATGGAGGTCGACCGTAAGCGCGGTCGTACGGCCCGCCAGTCATATCAGTACGTTGACGTGCTGACCGGTATGGTCGAGCTGTCTCAAAACGGCGAGCCGCTGTTCGAGCCCTTCATCCCCGACGCCCCGCAAAACGAAGGCGCTCCGACGGAGACCGCCTCTCTGGTGGGCGACTTTGACGAGGAGACAATGCTTTCGTAG
- the thrH gene encoding bifunctional phosphoserine phosphatase/homoserine phosphotransferase ThrH: MYVTCLDLEGVLVPEIWIAFSEASGIPELTRTTRDEPDYDKLMAFRLGILREHGLGLADVQRTIATIDPLPGAKEFLDELRELTQVIIISDTFTQFAKPLMEKLGWPTIFCNELDVAADGEITGFRMRCPESKLTTVRALQSCGFDTIAAGDSHNDLGMIKASAAGFLFKSTDAIKADNPTIPAYEEYGDLMAAIKRAMGNA; the protein is encoded by the coding sequence ATGTATGTAACCTGTCTTGATTTGGAAGGCGTGTTGGTACCTGAAATTTGGATCGCCTTTTCTGAGGCAAGCGGCATCCCAGAGTTGACGCGCACGACGCGCGATGAGCCTGACTACGACAAGCTTATGGCGTTTCGACTGGGCATTCTGCGTGAGCACGGTCTTGGTCTTGCCGATGTCCAGCGCACGATTGCGACCATCGACCCGCTTCCTGGGGCGAAGGAGTTCTTGGACGAGCTGCGCGAACTCACTCAGGTGATCATTATCAGCGACACGTTCACGCAGTTCGCAAAACCTTTGATGGAAAAACTTGGCTGGCCCACCATCTTCTGCAACGAACTGGACGTGGCGGCAGATGGCGAAATCACCGGTTTTCGGATGCGCTGCCCTGAGAGCAAGCTGACCACGGTGCGCGCGTTGCAATCATGTGGCTTCGACACCATTGCAGCGGGTGATAGTCACAACGACCTTGGCATGATCAAAGCGAGCGCGGCGGGCTTCTTATTCAAGAGCACCGACGCCATCAAAGCCGATAACCCCACCATCCCCGCCTACGAAGAATATGGCGACCTCATGGCTGCCATCAAACGCGCAATGGGAAACGCCTAA
- a CDS encoding L-lactate dehydrogenase, translated as MAGILNNRKVAIVGCGFVGAATAFALMQSKLFAEMVLIDVDRERAEGEALDIAHGMPFADPMNIYAGDYDDAADAAIIIVTAGANQQPGETRLDLVHKNVRIFKSIIPEIARRDYQGILLVVSNPVDILTYVALKLSGMPDNRVIGSGTVLDTARFKYILGEHLGVDPRNVHARIIGEHGDSEIAVWSTANVSGIPVNDFCELRGHFQHDEAMRRIAEDVKNSAYEIIAKKKATYYGIAMSVKRICEAIIRDEKPILPVSNYQHGIHGLSEVVLSMPAVVGKDGIEYQVPAPLSDDELTRLHASADALKAVIAELDL; from the coding sequence ATGGCAGGCATCCTTAATAACCGCAAGGTAGCCATCGTCGGGTGTGGATTTGTCGGAGCAGCCACGGCATTTGCGCTCATGCAAAGTAAACTTTTTGCCGAAATGGTGCTTATCGATGTCGACCGAGAGCGCGCTGAAGGAGAGGCGCTTGATATCGCACATGGCATGCCCTTTGCTGATCCCATGAACATCTATGCAGGCGACTACGACGACGCAGCCGATGCGGCCATCATCATTGTTACTGCGGGAGCAAATCAGCAACCTGGAGAAACGCGGCTTGATCTTGTGCATAAAAACGTGCGCATCTTCAAATCCATTATTCCCGAAATCGCACGGCGTGACTACCAGGGTATTTTGCTCGTGGTTTCAAACCCTGTCGACATCCTGACGTACGTGGCGCTGAAGCTTTCCGGCATGCCGGACAATCGCGTTATCGGATCGGGTACCGTGCTCGATACCGCCCGGTTCAAGTACATTCTGGGCGAGCATCTGGGCGTGGATCCGCGCAACGTACATGCGCGGATTATCGGCGAACACGGCGACAGCGAAATTGCCGTATGGAGTACTGCAAACGTGTCCGGCATTCCCGTCAACGACTTCTGCGAGTTGCGAGGACACTTCCAGCACGATGAAGCCATGCGGCGTATCGCCGAAGACGTGAAGAATAGCGCCTACGAGATCATTGCAAAGAAGAAGGCGACCTACTACGGCATCGCCATGTCGGTTAAGCGCATATGCGAGGCCATCATCCGCGATGAGAAGCCCATTTTGCCCGTGTCAAATTATCAGCACGGCATTCACGGCTTATCTGAAGTGGTGCTGAGCATGCCAGCTGTTGTCGGAAAGGACGGCATCGAATACCAGGTGCCGGCACCGCTATCCGACGATGAGCTGACACGTTTGCACGCATCCGCCGATGCGCTGAAAGCCGTTATTGCCGAGTTGGATCTTTAG
- a CDS encoding diaminopimelate dehydrogenase, translating into MKTRIGIMGYGNLGRGVELACRQNDDMELVALFTRRDPASVRPLTEGVTVYSTGDLAAHTDDVDVLVICGGSATDLPEQTPACARLFNVVDSFDTHANIPVHFAQVDEVAKAAGKVAIISAGWDPGMFSIARLYANCVLPDGADYTFWGRGVSQGHSDAIRRIEGVVDARQYTVPVPAALEAVRAGENPQLTTRQKHTRECYVVAEEGADTAAIERAIVEMPNYFDEYDTTVTFISQEELDRDHAGIPHGGSVIRSGATGENGESHHVIEYSLKLDSNPEFTGSVLVACARAAHRLASEGQTGCRTLFDIAPAYLSPKNGDELRATML; encoded by the coding sequence ATGAAGACGCGCATTGGCATTATGGGATACGGCAATCTGGGACGTGGCGTAGAGCTGGCCTGTCGACAGAACGACGATATGGAACTGGTGGCGTTGTTCACGCGTCGCGATCCGGCGAGCGTCCGTCCGCTCACTGAAGGCGTGACGGTGTATTCCACCGGTGATCTGGCGGCGCATACCGATGACGTAGATGTGCTTGTGATCTGCGGCGGCAGCGCGACCGATCTGCCCGAACAAACGCCGGCGTGCGCGCGTCTGTTCAACGTGGTGGATTCGTTCGACACTCACGCAAACATTCCCGTGCACTTTGCACAGGTGGATGAAGTGGCGAAGGCGGCGGGCAAGGTGGCCATCATCTCGGCAGGTTGGGATCCGGGCATGTTTTCCATCGCCCGTTTGTATGCGAACTGCGTGTTGCCTGACGGCGCGGACTACACGTTCTGGGGTCGCGGCGTTTCGCAAGGCCATAGCGACGCCATTCGCCGTATCGAAGGCGTGGTGGATGCGCGTCAGTACACGGTTCCGGTTCCGGCGGCGCTTGAGGCGGTGCGTGCGGGCGAGAATCCGCAGTTGACCACGCGCCAGAAGCATACGCGCGAATGCTATGTGGTGGCCGAAGAGGGGGCCGACACGGCAGCCATCGAGCGCGCGATTGTCGAGATGCCGAACTACTTTGATGAATACGACACCACCGTAACGTTTATTTCTCAAGAAGAGCTTGACCGCGATCACGCGGGTATCCCGCATGGCGGCTCGGTTATCCGTTCGGGCGCGACGGGGGAGAACGGCGAGAGCCATCATGTGATCGAGTATTCGCTCAAGCTTGATTCGAACCCTGAGTTTACCGGCAGCGTACTGGTGGCCTGTGCTCGTGCGGCGCATCGACTCGCAAGCGAGGGCCAGACCGGATGTAGGACGCTGTTCGATATCGCTCCCGCCTACCTGTCGCCCAAAAACGGCGACGAACTGCGCGCAACCATGCTGTAA
- a CDS encoding TatD family hydrolase, producing the protein MPRVRIIVGCHPHNAKYYDKSLEVELRERLADPRVSALGEIGLDYHYDFSPRDVQREVFRRQVRIAHECGLPVVLHVREAHDDALALMREEGWPEAGTLLHCFNLDGEVLKPWVEAGCYVAFGGPLTFKNADEVREAAKQVPLDRLLTETDAPYMTPEPMRGMTCGPEHVIFTAARLAEVRGCAPGDERKQLLDQLMENARALLDRPATSWQKGEAAAFYTKAFDAHEGE; encoded by the coding sequence GTGCCGCGGGTGCGAATCATCGTGGGGTGTCATCCTCACAATGCGAAATACTACGATAAGAGTCTTGAGGTTGAGCTGCGCGAACGCTTGGCTGATCCGCGGGTGAGTGCGCTTGGCGAGATCGGGCTTGACTACCACTACGACTTTTCGCCGCGCGATGTCCAGCGTGAGGTGTTTCGCCGCCAGGTTCGTATTGCGCATGAGTGTGGTTTGCCGGTGGTGTTGCATGTGCGCGAGGCCCACGACGATGCGCTTGCTCTTATGCGCGAGGAGGGTTGGCCGGAAGCGGGTACGCTTCTGCATTGCTTCAACCTTGATGGAGAGGTGCTTAAACCATGGGTCGAAGCGGGATGCTACGTGGCATTTGGCGGTCCGCTGACATTTAAAAATGCCGATGAGGTTCGCGAAGCGGCCAAGCAGGTTCCGCTTGATCGACTGCTTACCGAAACGGACGCGCCGTACATGACACCCGAACCTATGCGCGGTATGACGTGCGGGCCGGAGCATGTCATATTTACGGCGGCACGGTTGGCTGAAGTACGTGGTTGTGCGCCGGGTGACGAGCGCAAACAGCTGCTTGATCAGCTTATGGAAAACGCGCGGGCGCTGCTTGATCGTCCGGCAACCTCCTGGCAAAAGGGTGAGGCCGCGGCGTTTTATACGAAGGCGTTCGACGCGCACGAGGGGGAGTGA
- the rsmA gene encoding 16S rRNA (adenine(1518)-N(6)/adenine(1519)-N(6))-dimethyltransferase RsmA, whose translation MAKLSPLASVAETRSVLEAHGLTTKYSLGQNFLINDGILQKIVALADLTNADQVLEVGPGIGTLTVALLKCAGRVVSVERDADLPAVLTQTLAPWTDRFTLIEKDALDLQADDLPFAPTKLVANLPYAVAATVVLDYFERFPSLESATVMVQKEVADRMAATPGTKNYGAYTVKLRLYAEPAGRFAVGPGNFFPPPRVESAVLRLNRRIVCDDAGVPLNAAAIKASCTMAEASFTNRRKTLANSCKTYFASRGQEGACVVAALLCIFEQAGIDSKRRGETLTLNEFINLGRAYQKFA comes from the coding sequence ATGGCCAAGCTTTCCCCTTTGGCAAGTGTCGCAGAAACGCGGAGTGTGCTTGAGGCGCATGGACTTACCACGAAGTATTCACTCGGCCAGAATTTCCTGATCAACGATGGCATTTTGCAAAAGATTGTTGCGTTGGCTGATCTTACGAATGCCGATCAGGTGCTTGAAGTAGGTCCCGGCATCGGCACGCTTACCGTGGCGCTTTTGAAATGCGCAGGGCGCGTCGTCTCAGTTGAACGCGATGCCGATTTGCCAGCTGTGTTGACGCAGACGCTTGCCCCCTGGACCGACCGCTTTACGTTGATTGAAAAAGATGCGCTGGATCTGCAGGCAGATGATCTTCCCTTTGCGCCTACGAAGCTTGTGGCAAATTTGCCCTACGCCGTGGCCGCCACAGTGGTACTTGACTACTTCGAGCGCTTCCCGTCACTTGAGAGCGCCACGGTCATGGTACAGAAGGAAGTGGCTGATCGTATGGCCGCTACGCCCGGGACCAAAAATTATGGAGCCTACACGGTGAAGCTGCGCCTCTACGCCGAGCCTGCGGGCCGTTTTGCCGTCGGCCCCGGCAACTTCTTCCCGCCTCCGCGTGTGGAAAGCGCTGTGTTGCGTCTCAACCGGCGTATCGTTTGCGACGATGCCGGTGTGCCGCTTAACGCTGCAGCCATCAAAGCTTCCTGCACCATGGCAGAAGCATCGTTCACAAATCGTCGCAAAACGCTTGCAAACTCCTGCAAGACGTACTTCGCCTCCCGAGGGCAGGAGGGTGCATGCGTTGTCGCAGCGCTTCTGTGCATCTTTGAGCAGGCGGGTATCGACTCCAAACGCCGTGGCGAAACGCTCACTCTCAACGAGTTTATAAACCTTGGTCGTGCCTATCAGAAGTTCGCATAG
- a CDS encoding Hpt domain-containing protein — MDTISEQLTALGVDIEPTLKRFYGDCDLLVEMLHEFAREDLAEQLPEALSQGDYTQIELIAHSVKGTSANLGLVELSNRCNDAVQAVRAGTFDDMDKLVNAVVEQYRTVRAGISQL; from the coding sequence ATGGACACTATATCTGAACAACTGACCGCACTGGGAGTTGATATCGAACCGACGCTCAAGCGCTTCTATGGCGACTGCGATTTACTGGTGGAAATGCTGCACGAGTTTGCCCGCGAGGATTTGGCCGAACAGCTGCCCGAGGCGCTTTCGCAGGGCGACTATACGCAGATAGAGCTCATCGCGCATTCAGTGAAGGGCACGTCGGCAAACTTGGGGTTGGTTGAGTTAAGCAATCGATGCAACGATGCGGTACAGGCTGTGCGAGCGGGCACATTTGACGATATGGATAAGCTGGTGAATGCAGTTGTCGAACAGTATCGTACGGTGCGCGCAGGTATTTCGCAGCTCTGA
- a CDS encoding flavodoxin family protein has translation MNRLIISGSPRARGRSAGLAEALRFAFDEEGAGKTDLVLLSDVHIAPCTGCEACAANIGRNELYCIIADDMVRVRTLLNACDELVLVSPVYFAGAPAQLKSFLDRLQPYFYANWRAKPKRPASLYVVGEGGDPHGFVPLVGEVRSALAVAGFALKDVHDWVELISPDGALPEGADPVHDGRVHPASTYTCTSPDGTWPRSVQQGEV, from the coding sequence ATGAATCGTTTGATCATCTCGGGATCGCCGCGGGCGCGGGGACGCAGCGCGGGATTGGCCGAGGCCCTTCGTTTTGCTTTCGATGAAGAGGGGGCGGGCAAAACCGACCTCGTTTTGCTGTCGGATGTTCATATTGCACCCTGTACGGGTTGCGAAGCCTGCGCGGCCAACATCGGTCGCAACGAGCTGTACTGCATCATTGCCGACGACATGGTGCGCGTGCGTACTCTATTGAACGCCTGTGACGAGCTGGTGCTGGTGTCGCCCGTGTACTTTGCTGGTGCTCCTGCGCAGCTCAAGTCGTTTCTTGATCGCCTCCAGCCCTACTTTTATGCGAATTGGCGTGCGAAACCAAAACGCCCGGCCAGCCTTTATGTGGTGGGCGAGGGTGGGGATCCTCATGGGTTTGTGCCGCTTGTCGGCGAGGTTCGTTCGGCGCTTGCCGTTGCGGGTTTTGCCCTTAAGGACGTGCATGATTGGGTGGAGCTTATCAGTCCGGACGGAGCGCTTCCTGAGGGTGCCGATCCGGTGCACGATGGTCGCGTGCATCCGGCTTCCACTTACACCTGCACCAGCCCCGATGGTACGTGGCCTCGTTCGGTGCAACAAGGGGAGGTCTGA
- a CDS encoding ATP-binding protein: MLDEMSDEALIYAIAHMKTTGTDSQFYEVKTCRKELTRDIGRTISGFANGSGGTILCGLDENANFSPVEGFDAARIQDALANYCGQKMTPPIRAEIQVRVLDGAPIVAAYIPELRPKQKPCYITTSGCYNGSYVRVGDGDRRLSSYEIDRLISEHEQPRYDDVIVPDATIEDLDPTLLAGLLEREKTMHPRNLGELDDETVLCKLHVVKADEKGNLRPTLAGLLALGSYPQEFFPRLVIAFTCYPGLTKTEALPDGRRFVDSFTCVGPIPQMIEDAVAAATRNMRIGSRFEGAFRYDVPDYPPLALREAITNAVMHRDYSPDAQGSAVYLDMYADRLEIINAGGLFGAVTLDDLGSDHVAGSCRNQHLASILESTPRGLSHPSSTSGYVAENRGTGYLVIKQELERIGKPAPLARASLAQFSLTFFKEQLPYEQKLQETVSYPGKMNNSTESIEYAIIQIAEAKESVSMKELMDALKRSRPTVRKRVANLVARGVLVPTQAKNSPQQRYRLSARFATREASSYANF; this comes from the coding sequence ATGCTCGATGAAATGAGCGATGAAGCACTTATCTACGCTATAGCGCACATGAAAACTACTGGAACCGACAGCCAGTTCTACGAAGTAAAAACCTGCCGGAAAGAGCTTACCCGTGATATTGGAAGAACCATATCGGGATTCGCCAACGGCTCCGGAGGTACGATACTTTGTGGGCTAGATGAAAATGCCAACTTCTCGCCTGTTGAGGGGTTTGACGCAGCTCGCATTCAGGACGCTTTAGCGAATTACTGCGGACAAAAGATGACACCACCGATCAGAGCAGAAATACAAGTGCGCGTGCTTGACGGCGCACCCATCGTGGCGGCGTATATTCCCGAACTCCGGCCCAAGCAAAAACCTTGCTACATAACTACAAGCGGATGCTACAACGGATCTTATGTTCGAGTTGGCGATGGGGACCGTCGGTTATCAAGTTACGAAATTGATCGTCTTATCAGCGAGCATGAACAGCCGCGATACGATGATGTGATCGTACCAGACGCAACTATCGAAGATCTCGACCCTACCTTGTTGGCTGGGTTACTCGAACGCGAGAAAACCATGCATCCGCGCAATCTTGGAGAACTCGACGACGAGACCGTGCTGTGCAAACTCCATGTGGTCAAAGCGGACGAAAAGGGAAACCTTCGTCCCACTCTCGCCGGGCTACTCGCACTCGGTTCATATCCACAAGAATTCTTCCCCCGTCTCGTCATTGCGTTCACCTGCTACCCCGGTTTGACAAAAACCGAAGCGCTGCCGGACGGACGTCGGTTCGTGGATTCGTTCACCTGTGTTGGTCCCATTCCGCAAATGATCGAAGATGCAGTTGCTGCAGCAACTAGAAATATGCGCATAGGCAGTCGCTTCGAAGGCGCATTTCGCTATGACGTGCCTGATTACCCTCCCCTTGCCTTGCGAGAGGCAATTACAAACGCCGTTATGCACCGCGATTATTCCCCCGACGCCCAAGGAAGCGCGGTGTACCTTGACATGTACGCAGATCGTTTGGAAATTATAAATGCAGGCGGTTTATTCGGAGCCGTTACACTTGATGACCTCGGGTCGGATCATGTTGCGGGATCGTGCAGAAACCAGCACTTAGCCAGCATACTGGAAAGTACGCCACGAGGCTTGTCGCATCCTTCTTCTACCAGCGGATACGTAGCCGAGAATCGCGGTACGGGATATCTCGTCATCAAGCAAGAGCTTGAACGCATCGGTAAACCCGCGCCGCTTGCTCGGGCCTCGCTCGCACAATTCAGTCTCACGTTCTTCAAGGAACAACTCCCTTACGAACAGAAGCTACAGGAAACGGTCTCTTATCCGGGAAAAATGAACAACTCAACAGAAAGCATCGAATACGCCATTATTCAGATTGCCGAGGCAAAGGAATCCGTGAGCATGAAAGAGCTCATGGATGCGCTTAAACGATCAAGACCCACCGTACGTAAGCGCGTCGCGAACCTCGTAGCGCGCGGCGTACTCGTACCGACGCAAGCAAAGAATAGCCCCCAGCAACGTTACCGACTTTCTGCGCGTTTCGCAACGAGAGAAGCAAGCTCCTATGCGAACTTCTGA
- a CDS encoding amidophosphoribosyltransferase, with the protein MGGFFGAAAHQDVVLDVFFGVDYHSHLGTRCAGMIFHDSEDGFQREIHSIENTPFRTRFEADLAGFHGCSGIGCISDTDPQPLLVRSHLGTFGITTVGIINNAEDLVEENFASGGRQFMAMSSGKVNTTELVAALINQKDDFVSGIKYAQEVVEGSLTLLIIKDDGQIIAARDKMGRLPVLIGKSDDGHCISFESFAYHKLGFRDEYELGPGEIVLINADEYRTISPAGPQMKICAFLWVYYGYPNSNYEGVNVEVMRYRNGAIMARNEAAADGVPNVDYVAGVPDSGVPHAIGYSTECNIPFARPFIKYTPTWARSFMPSNQEVRNRVAKMKQIHIPELIKDKKLLFVDDSIVRGTQLRETVDFLYKCGADEVHMRSACPPIMFSCKYLSFSSSHSDMELISRRVVQELEGDEGQNHLEEYADGSTERGKCMLKSICEQMGFDSLGYQTLDGMLEAIGIDPEKVCTYCWNGKE; encoded by the coding sequence ATGGGCGGATTTTTCGGAGCAGCAGCACATCAAGACGTGGTACTCGACGTTTTTTTCGGTGTCGACTATCACTCTCACTTGGGAACGCGATGCGCGGGAATGATATTTCACGATAGCGAAGACGGCTTCCAACGCGAAATTCATTCCATCGAAAACACGCCCTTCCGTACACGCTTCGAAGCCGATCTGGCTGGCTTTCACGGATGCAGCGGTATCGGCTGCATCAGCGACACCGACCCGCAACCACTGCTGGTACGCTCCCACTTGGGTACCTTCGGCATCACCACCGTAGGGATCATCAACAACGCCGAAGATCTGGTTGAGGAAAACTTCGCCAGCGGCGGTCGACAGTTTATGGCCATGAGCTCGGGAAAGGTAAACACGACCGAACTTGTTGCCGCGCTGATCAACCAAAAAGACGACTTTGTTTCCGGCATCAAGTATGCCCAAGAGGTTGTCGAAGGCTCGCTTACGTTGCTCATCATAAAAGACGACGGCCAGATTATTGCTGCGCGCGACAAGATGGGGCGCCTGCCGGTGCTTATCGGCAAGAGCGACGACGGCCATTGCATCTCCTTCGAATCGTTTGCCTATCACAAGCTGGGCTTCCGCGACGAATACGAACTGGGCCCTGGCGAGATTGTGCTCATCAATGCCGACGAGTACCGCACTATTTCTCCCGCGGGTCCGCAGATGAAGATATGTGCGTTCCTCTGGGTGTATTACGGCTACCCCAACTCGAACTACGAGGGCGTTAACGTCGAAGTTATGCGTTATCGCAACGGCGCCATCATGGCTCGCAACGAAGCGGCGGCCGACGGCGTGCCCAACGTTGACTATGTGGCGGGCGTGCCCGATTCGGGCGTGCCGCACGCTATCGGGTATTCGACCGAATGCAACATCCCCTTCGCTCGCCCGTTTATTAAGTACACACCCACGTGGGCGCGCTCGTTCATGCCAAGCAACCAGGAAGTACGCAATCGCGTAGCGAAGATGAAGCAGATCCACATCCCTGAGCTCATCAAAGACAAAAAGCTCTTGTTTGTGGATGACTCCATCGTGCGCGGCACACAGCTGCGCGAGACGGTGGACTTCCTGTACAAATGCGGCGCGGACGAAGTGCACATGCGTTCAGCCTGCCCGCCCATCATGTTCAGCTGCAAGTATCTCAGCTTCTCCAGCAGCCATTCCGACATGGAATTGATCTCGCGCCGCGTGGTGCAAGAGCTTGAAGGCGACGAAGGTCAGAACCATCTCGAAGAATATGCCGACGGTTCGACCGAGCGCGGGAAGTGCATGCTGAAGTCGATCTGCGAGCAGATGGGCTTTGACTCACTGGGCTACCAAACGCTCGACGGTATGCTGGAAGCCATCGGCATCGACCCCGAAAAAGTGTGCACCTACTGCTGGAACGGCAAAGAATAA
- a CDS encoding NAD(P)-binding protein — translation MAKLSIAPRARDDRRIDISIDNFTRRVKAVPPGTCPLVVQLTLLQTSAAQTCGKCVPCRDGLPQLVALLERVVACEADADVLDSMRALAQMVCDTSDCAIGYEAARALLESMDTFADEYQSHVGAHSCQEGIGQTVPCETFCPAHVDVPAYIALTAAGDYAGAVNMIRKDNPFPTACAFVCEHPCELRCRRTLIDAPINIRGIKRFAVDQISSDKVLPPAHGVDTARKVAVIGGGPSGLTCAYFLALMGHRVTVFEAREQLGGMMRYGIPAYRFPRERLDEDIRGILSAGTITAQCNTPVGALEMAEIIEEFTAVYVAVGAQAGKTLRMEGADAAGVMSAVELLSAIGDGNYPDFTGKKVVVVGGGNVAMDCARTAVRAGAAEVSVAYRRRKEDMTALPAEVESAVAEGVEMLVLEAPVRVETNEAGQCVALITQPQMIGPVRGGRPAPVAANKPERRIEADVVLIAVGQDIVADPFEKVGMKTTRGTFNADEYLAAEGLEGVFVGGDCQTGPATVIKAIAAGKVAARNIDEYMGYHHKLDPGVNAPRAQGNDRTPKGRVDLVERPARERAHDFEGVEYGMSREEVLQECGRCLRCDQYGCGTLEEGRVQYA, via the coding sequence TTGGCGAAGCTATCGATTGCGCCGCGCGCACGCGACGACAGGCGCATCGACATCTCTATAGACAACTTCACAAGGCGAGTAAAAGCGGTGCCGCCCGGCACGTGCCCGCTTGTGGTTCAATTGACGCTTCTGCAAACGAGCGCTGCACAGACGTGCGGAAAGTGCGTTCCGTGTCGCGACGGGCTGCCTCAGCTGGTGGCTTTGCTGGAACGTGTGGTGGCTTGCGAGGCGGATGCGGACGTTCTCGATTCGATGCGCGCACTTGCGCAGATGGTGTGCGACACGTCCGATTGTGCGATTGGCTACGAGGCCGCACGTGCCTTGCTGGAAAGCATGGACACGTTTGCAGACGAGTATCAAAGCCATGTGGGCGCGCATTCCTGCCAAGAGGGTATCGGACAGACGGTGCCCTGCGAAACGTTCTGCCCGGCTCACGTGGACGTGCCAGCGTATATTGCGCTTACGGCGGCGGGGGATTATGCGGGCGCTGTCAACATGATTCGCAAGGACAATCCTTTCCCCACAGCCTGTGCGTTTGTGTGTGAGCACCCCTGTGAACTGCGGTGCCGTCGTACGCTCATCGATGCGCCTATCAATATTCGAGGCATCAAGCGTTTCGCGGTTGATCAGATTTCTTCCGATAAGGTACTTCCGCCGGCGCATGGCGTGGATACCGCTCGCAAAGTGGCCGTCATTGGAGGAGGCCCCAGTGGGCTTACCTGCGCATACTTCCTTGCGCTTATGGGGCACCGCGTCACCGTGTTCGAGGCGCGCGAGCAGCTGGGCGGCATGATGCGTTATGGCATTCCCGCGTATCGCTTCCCGCGTGAGCGACTGGACGAAGATATTCGCGGCATTCTGTCCGCCGGTACCATTACGGCACAGTGCAACACGCCCGTTGGAGCGCTTGAGATGGCGGAAATCATAGAAGAGTTTACTGCGGTGTATGTGGCCGTGGGCGCGCAGGCTGGTAAGACGTTGCGTATGGAGGGCGCCGATGCCGCTGGCGTCATGTCGGCCGTTGAGCTTTTGAGCGCGATAGGCGACGGCAACTATCCCGACTTCACCGGTAAAAAGGTTGTGGTCGTGGGCGGAGGAAACGTGGCTATGGACTGTGCGCGCACTGCGGTGCGCGCGGGTGCTGCCGAGGTGTCGGTGGCGTATCGCCGGCGTAAAGAGGATATGACGGCGCTGCCCGCCGAGGTGGAAAGCGCGGTGGCAGAAGGCGTGGAAATGCTCGTGCTTGAAGCGCCGGTGCGTGTTGAGACGAATGAGGCTGGCCAGTGCGTGGCGCTTATCACGCAACCCCAGATGATTGGTCCGGTGCGTGGTGGTCGACCCGCTCCTGTTGCAGCCAACAAACCCGAACGACGCATTGAAGCCGATGTGGTGTTGATAGCGGTGGGGCAGGACATTGTGGCTGATCCGTTTGAAAAGGTGGGCATGAAAACCACGCGCGGCACGTTCAACGCCGATGAGTATTTGGCGGCCGAGGGGCTTGAAGGCGTCTTTGTGGGAGGCGACTGTCAGACGGGACCCGCCACGGTTATCAAGGCTATCGCCGCAGGCAAGGTGGCCGCGCGCAACATCGATGAGTATATGGGATATCATCACAAACTTGACCCAGGCGTGAACGCACCCCGAGCGCAGGGCAATGATCGTACGCCAAAAGGGCGCGTTGATCTGGTTGAACGTCCGGCGCGCGAGCGCGCACACGACTTTGAAGGCGTGGAATACGGTATGAGCCGCGAGGAAGTTCTGCAGGAGTGCGGGCGTTGTCTGCGCTGCGACCAGTACGGCTGTGGCACGTTGGAGGAAGGGAGAGTCCAGTATGCCTAG